One segment of Agrococcus sp. ProA11 DNA contains the following:
- a CDS encoding CrcB family protein → MTALEVVAVAIAGGLGAVLRFLAGAVARDRPVRATIAVNLIASFVAGCVLSLVSIDPAWRAILVTGFCGGLSTYSAFATQAVEQLERRRRGHALATVSLTLLGGALAASAGIMLGGMLTAVQAG, encoded by the coding sequence GTGACCGCGCTCGAGGTGGTGGCCGTCGCCATCGCCGGTGGCCTCGGTGCCGTGCTGCGCTTCCTGGCCGGCGCCGTCGCCCGTGACCGTCCCGTGCGCGCGACCATCGCGGTCAACCTGATCGCCAGCTTCGTCGCGGGGTGCGTGCTGAGCCTGGTCTCGATCGATCCCGCCTGGCGAGCGATCCTGGTGACCGGCTTCTGCGGCGGACTCTCCACGTATTCCGCGTTCGCGACGCAGGCGGTGGAGCAGCTGGAGCGACGCCGCCGGGGCCACGCGCTCGCCACCGTGTCGCTGACGCTGCTCGGCGGCGCGCTCGCCGCATCCGCCGGCATCATGCTCGGCGGCATGCTCACCGCGGTGCAGGCCGGCTGA
- a CDS encoding L-serine ammonia-lyase — protein MSVLDLFKIGIGPSSSHTVGPMRAALDFVEQLDASGRFADTARLRVDLLGSLGATGSGHGTDTAIMLGLSGLAPDTVETPQITATLEDIRGSGELSLGGRLTVPFDEAKVFVFRPLTVRREHPNALRITAYDAADDTIATAGYYSIGGGFVMRHDEGDVLSPVPAPATQLHAVPHPFTMGDELVALCRETGLSVPELMLENESAWRSREETIAQLERIWVVMRECVTSGIQTPGILPGGLDVKRRSLEWHSKLVERDAAPKQGRPDLLEGMEWVNLYALAVNEENAAGARVVTAPTNGAAGIIPAVMHYADRFANCVEDELSWQVRFLLVAGAIGIIIKSNASISGAEVGCQGEVGSACAMAAAGFASVLGATPEQIENAAEIGIEHNLGLTCDPIKGLVQIPCIERNAMASVKAINAARMAQQGDGTHYVSLDTAVETMRRTGADMSDKYKETALGGLAVAYIEC, from the coding sequence CTGTCGGTGCTCGATCTGTTCAAGATCGGCATCGGGCCGTCGTCATCGCACACGGTCGGACCCATGCGCGCCGCGCTCGACTTCGTCGAGCAGCTGGATGCGAGCGGCAGGTTCGCCGACACCGCGAGGCTGCGCGTCGACCTGCTCGGATCGCTCGGCGCGACCGGCTCCGGCCACGGCACGGACACGGCGATCATGCTCGGTCTCTCCGGCCTGGCGCCGGACACCGTCGAGACGCCGCAGATCACCGCGACGCTCGAGGACATCCGCGGCTCCGGCGAGCTCTCGCTCGGCGGCCGCCTCACAGTGCCGTTCGACGAGGCGAAGGTGTTCGTGTTCCGCCCGCTGACCGTGCGGAGGGAGCACCCGAACGCGCTGCGCATCACCGCCTACGACGCCGCCGACGACACCATCGCGACGGCGGGCTACTACTCGATCGGCGGCGGCTTCGTCATGCGCCACGACGAGGGCGATGTGCTCTCCCCCGTGCCCGCGCCCGCCACCCAGCTGCACGCCGTGCCGCATCCGTTCACCATGGGTGACGAACTGGTCGCGCTCTGCCGCGAGACCGGGCTCTCGGTGCCAGAGCTCATGCTCGAGAACGAATCCGCCTGGCGCTCCCGCGAGGAGACGATCGCGCAGCTCGAGCGCATCTGGGTCGTGATGCGGGAGTGCGTGACCAGCGGCATCCAGACACCCGGCATCCTGCCGGGCGGCCTCGACGTCAAGCGCCGTTCGCTGGAGTGGCACTCGAAGCTGGTCGAGCGCGACGCGGCACCCAAGCAGGGGCGCCCCGACCTCCTCGAGGGCATGGAGTGGGTGAACCTCTACGCCCTCGCCGTCAACGAGGAGAACGCGGCCGGCGCCCGCGTCGTGACCGCGCCCACGAACGGCGCCGCCGGGATCATCCCCGCCGTCATGCACTACGCCGACCGCTTCGCCAACTGCGTCGAGGACGAGCTGTCGTGGCAGGTGCGGTTCCTGCTGGTCGCGGGCGCGATCGGCATCATCATCAAGTCGAACGCCTCGATCTCGGGCGCCGAGGTCGGCTGTCAGGGCGAGGTCGGCTCCGCGTGCGCGATGGCCGCGGCCGGGTTCGCGTCGGTGCTGGGCGCGACGCCGGAGCAGATCGAGAACGCGGCCGAGATCGGCATCGAGCACAACCTCGGGCTCACCTGCGACCCGATCAAGGGCCTGGTGCAGATTCCCTGCATCGAGCGCAACGCGATGGCCAGCGTGAAGGCGATCAATGCCGCACGCATGGCGCAGCAGGGCGACGGCACGCACTACGTATCGCTCGACACCGCGGTCGAGACGATGCGCCGCACGGGCGCCGACATGAGCGACAAGTACAAGGAGACGGCGCTCGGCGGTCTCGCGGTGGCCTACATCGAGTGCTGA
- a CDS encoding DUF4190 domain-containing protein, which produces MYRAPTYGPPPQPARALSITALVLGLCSFVFAWTLIVVPIIGIVFGLIALSREPAGRSIAAAGLITSALGLVWVLVFYVLPFGAFFSALLLGRLY; this is translated from the coding sequence GTGTATCGTGCGCCTACCTACGGTCCGCCGCCGCAGCCGGCGCGGGCACTCTCCATCACCGCGCTCGTGCTCGGCCTCTGCTCCTTCGTCTTCGCCTGGACGCTCATCGTCGTGCCGATCATCGGGATCGTCTTCGGCCTGATCGCGCTCAGCCGCGAGCCCGCCGGCCGGTCCATTGCGGCGGCGGGCCTCATCACCTCGGCGCTCGGCCTGGTGTGGGTGCTGGTGTTCTACGTGCTGCCCTTCGGGGCGTTCTTCTCCGCGCTGCTGCTGGGTCGTCTGTACTGA
- the tdh gene encoding L-threonine 3-dehydrogenase gives MHALVTRGTPGLELVEIPEPETPPGHVKVRVLRAGICGTDLHIDAWDAWAQSAVRPGLTVGHEFCGEIVEVGDAVTDYAVGQLMSGEGHVVCGHCRNCRAGRRHLCIRTSNLGVQRDGCFAEYVVIPSSNVWVHPGVTADSATELQLDVFGIYDPFGNAVHTALKFPVVGEDVLVTGAGPIGLMAAMVARHAGARHIVVTDLSEARLQLAASLGFLALDPREREIKDMQRELGMTEGFDVALEMSGAPAALVGIIENLNFGGRMAMLGLPSAPIELDFGKVVSHMLTIQGIYGREMYETWYAMSAMAQTGLDVSPVITDRFAFADWEGAFERARSGAAGKVILDFTQGA, from the coding sequence ATGCATGCACTCGTGACCCGAGGCACGCCAGGACTCGAGCTGGTTGAGATCCCTGAGCCCGAGACGCCGCCCGGCCATGTGAAGGTGCGGGTGCTGCGCGCCGGCATCTGCGGCACCGACCTGCACATCGACGCGTGGGATGCGTGGGCGCAGTCGGCCGTGCGCCCCGGGCTCACGGTCGGGCACGAGTTCTGCGGCGAGATCGTGGAGGTCGGCGACGCCGTCACCGACTATGCGGTCGGGCAGCTGATGAGCGGCGAGGGCCACGTCGTGTGCGGTCATTGCCGCAACTGCCGGGCCGGCCGTCGCCACCTCTGCATCCGCACCTCGAACCTGGGTGTGCAGCGCGACGGCTGCTTCGCCGAGTACGTGGTGATCCCGTCATCGAACGTGTGGGTGCACCCCGGCGTCACCGCCGACAGCGCCACCGAGCTGCAGCTCGATGTGTTCGGCATCTACGACCCCTTCGGCAACGCCGTGCACACGGCGCTGAAGTTCCCCGTCGTCGGCGAGGACGTGCTGGTCACCGGAGCGGGCCCCATCGGGCTGATGGCGGCGATGGTCGCCCGGCACGCTGGCGCGCGCCACATCGTGGTCACGGATCTGTCCGAGGCGCGACTGCAGCTGGCAGCCTCGCTCGGCTTTCTGGCGCTCGATCCGCGCGAGCGGGAGATCAAGGACATGCAGCGCGAGCTCGGCATGACCGAGGGCTTCGATGTGGCGCTCGAGATGTCGGGCGCTCCCGCGGCACTCGTCGGCATCATCGAGAACCTGAACTTCGGCGGCCGCATGGCGATGCTGGGGCTCCCATCGGCCCCGATCGAGCTCGACTTCGGCAAGGTCGTCTCGCACATGCTGACCATCCAGGGCATCTACGGCCGCGAGATGTACGAGACCTGGTACGCCATGAGCGCCATGGCGCAGACCGGCCTCGACGTCTCCCCCGTCATCACCGACCGCTTCGCCTTCGCCGACTGGGAGGGCGCGTTCGAGCGCGCCCGATCCGGTGCCGCCGGCAAGGTCATCCTCGACTTCACCCAAGGAGCCTGA
- a CDS encoding DUF3073 domain-containing protein, with protein sequence MGRGRQKAKHTKIARELKSFSPDINYNALQAELAGSAGEGEIDRWADYADYDRAADDYADEYQTGRSA encoded by the coding sequence ATGGGTCGTGGTCGCCAGAAGGCAAAGCACACGAAGATCGCACGTGAGCTGAAGTCGTTCAGCCCGGACATCAACTACAACGCTCTGCAGGCAGAGCTGGCTGGCTCGGCAGGTGAGGGCGAGATCGACAGGTGGGCCGACTACGCGGACTATGACCGCGCGGCCGACGACTACGCTGACGAGTACCAGACGGGCCGCAGCGCCTGA
- the purM gene encoding phosphoribosylformylglycinamidine cyclo-ligase encodes MTDPYASAGVDTEAGDRAVELMKAAVARTHGPGVLGGVGGFAGLFDLSAVGAYAHPLLATSTDGVGTKIALAQAIDKHDTIGQDLVGMVVDDIVVVGAKPLFMTDYIATGRLVPERIADIVRGIAEACEATGTALVGGETAEHPGVMDPDDYDVAGAAVGVVEADAVLGADRVQTGDVVVAMASSGLHSNGFSLVRHILAKRQIALTDRVDELGGVAAEQLLEPTRLYTLPLLGMLEAGLGIRSISHVTGGGIAANLARVLPQQAAVEIDRSGWQVPQVFGALAQLGGFPLTEAEGTWNLGLGMLVVTDAADAASVIAQSERAGIPAWTVGDVQALPADVSGWVQGAKGVDGGAVRLAGSYR; translated from the coding sequence ATGACCGATCCGTATGCCTCCGCCGGCGTCGACACCGAAGCGGGCGACCGCGCGGTGGAGCTCATGAAGGCCGCGGTCGCGCGCACCCACGGCCCCGGCGTGCTGGGCGGCGTCGGCGGCTTCGCCGGCCTGTTCGACCTCTCCGCGGTCGGCGCCTACGCGCATCCGCTGCTCGCGACCTCGACCGACGGCGTCGGCACGAAGATCGCGCTCGCGCAGGCGATCGACAAGCACGACACGATCGGGCAGGACCTGGTCGGCATGGTGGTGGACGACATCGTCGTGGTGGGCGCGAAGCCCCTGTTCATGACCGACTACATCGCCACCGGCAGGCTCGTGCCCGAACGCATCGCCGACATCGTGCGCGGCATCGCCGAGGCCTGCGAGGCCACCGGCACCGCACTGGTCGGCGGCGAGACGGCAGAGCACCCCGGCGTGATGGATCCTGACGACTACGACGTGGCGGGCGCCGCCGTCGGCGTCGTGGAGGCGGATGCGGTGCTGGGCGCCGACCGCGTGCAGACCGGCGACGTCGTGGTCGCCATGGCCTCCTCCGGCCTCCACTCCAACGGCTTCTCGCTCGTGCGGCACATCCTCGCGAAGCGCCAGATCGCGCTCACCGACCGCGTCGACGAGCTGGGCGGCGTCGCCGCCGAGCAGCTGCTCGAGCCCACCCGGCTCTACACGCTGCCGCTGCTCGGCATGCTGGAGGCCGGCCTCGGCATCCGGTCCATCTCCCACGTCACCGGCGGCGGCATCGCCGCGAACCTTGCGCGCGTGCTGCCGCAGCAGGCTGCGGTCGAGATCGACCGCAGCGGATGGCAGGTGCCGCAGGTCTTCGGCGCGCTCGCGCAGCTGGGCGGCTTCCCGCTCACCGAGGCGGAGGGCACCTGGAACCTGGGCCTCGGCATGCTCGTCGTCACCGACGCCGCCGATGCCGCGAGCGTCATCGCCCAGAGCGAGCGCGCCGGCATCCCCGCATGGACCGTCGGTGATGTGCAGGCGCTGCCCGCCGACGTCTCCGGCTGGGTGCAGGGCGCGAAGGGCGTGGACGGTGGCGCGGTGCGCCTGGCCGGCAGCTACCGCTGA
- a CDS encoding glycine C-acetyltransferase has protein sequence MVFSIRASIADELAEIEAAGLTKRERAIDSPQAATVTANGREVLNFCANNYLGLADHPAIVQAAKTALDDWGFGMASVRFICGTQTQHLELEQRLSSFLGQEACILYSSCYDANGGLFETLLGADDAVISDALNHASIIDGIRLSKAARYRYANRDMAELESRLQEAAGARRRLIVTDGVFSMDGYLAPLEAICNLAERYDAMVMVDDSHAVGFTGPTGAGTPEHAGVQDRVDIISGTLGKALGGASGGYIAARAEIVDLLRQRSRPYLFSNALAPSVVAGSIAALDLVESAGELREQLQRNTVRFREGMEAAGFELLPGEHPITAVMFHDARLAADVADAMLTEGVYVTAFSFPVVPRGEARIRVQLSAAHTDAEVDRAIAAFSAARERVAA, from the coding sequence ATCGTGTTCTCCATCCGCGCATCCATCGCCGACGAGCTCGCCGAGATCGAGGCCGCCGGCCTCACCAAGCGCGAGCGCGCCATCGACTCACCGCAGGCCGCCACCGTGACCGCGAACGGGCGGGAGGTGCTGAACTTCTGCGCCAACAACTACCTCGGCCTCGCCGACCACCCGGCGATCGTCCAGGCGGCGAAGACCGCGCTCGACGACTGGGGCTTCGGCATGGCGTCGGTGCGCTTCATCTGCGGCACCCAGACGCAGCACCTGGAGCTCGAGCAGCGACTGTCGTCGTTCCTCGGCCAGGAGGCGTGCATCCTCTACTCCTCCTGCTACGACGCCAACGGCGGGCTGTTCGAGACGCTGCTGGGCGCCGACGACGCGGTGATCTCGGATGCGCTCAACCACGCGTCGATCATCGACGGCATCCGCCTGTCGAAAGCCGCCCGCTACCGCTACGCGAACCGCGACATGGCGGAGCTCGAGTCGCGCCTGCAGGAGGCCGCCGGCGCCCGCCGCCGACTCATCGTCACCGACGGCGTGTTCTCGATGGACGGCTACCTGGCGCCGCTGGAGGCGATCTGCAACCTGGCGGAGCGCTACGACGCCATGGTGATGGTCGACGACTCGCATGCGGTCGGCTTCACCGGCCCCACGGGCGCCGGCACACCGGAGCATGCGGGCGTGCAGGATCGCGTCGACATCATTTCCGGCACGCTCGGCAAGGCGCTCGGCGGCGCCTCCGGCGGCTACATCGCTGCGCGCGCGGAGATCGTCGACCTGCTGCGGCAGCGCTCGCGGCCCTACCTCTTCTCGAACGCGCTCGCCCCGTCGGTGGTGGCAGGCTCGATCGCGGCGCTCGACCTGGTCGAGAGCGCGGGTGAGCTGCGCGAGCAGCTGCAGCGCAACACGGTGCGGTTCCGCGAGGGCATGGAGGCGGCGGGCTTCGAGCTGCTGCCCGGCGAGCATCCGATCACCGCCGTGATGTTCCACGATGCGCGCCTGGCGGCCGACGTCGCGGATGCGATGCTGACCGAGGGCGTCTACGTGACCGCCTTCTCGTTCCCGGTGGTGCCGCGCGGCGAGGCACGCATCCGCGTGCAGCTGTCGGCCGCGCACACCGACGCGGAGGTCGACCGCGCGATCGCGGCGTTCAGCGCCGCGCGCGAGCGCGTCGCCGCCTGA
- a CDS encoding CrcB family protein, protein MLLRSVLAVLAGGTLGTAARALLQASIPDWWLLLAINAVGSLLLGVSVAALADAPAWLRHGLGAGVLGGFTTFSAVAVASVAADASTGGITAVGLALPGILEALAMLAASLLGAWGGLVLGRRLVMGDAA, encoded by the coding sequence ATGCTGCTCCGCTCCGTGCTCGCCGTGCTCGCGGGCGGCACGCTCGGCACCGCGGCACGCGCGCTGCTGCAGGCGTCGATCCCCGACTGGTGGCTGCTGCTCGCCATCAACGCGGTGGGCTCGCTGCTGCTGGGCGTCTCGGTCGCGGCGCTCGCCGACGCGCCGGCCTGGCTGCGGCACGGGCTGGGAGCGGGCGTGCTCGGCGGCTTCACGACCTTCAGCGCCGTCGCGGTCGCGAGCGTCGCAGCGGATGCGAGCACCGGGGGCATCACGGCCGTCGGGCTGGCGCTGCCCGGCATCCTCGAGGCGCTCGCCATGCTGGCAGCCTCGCTGCTGGGCGCGTGGGGCGGCCTCGTGCTCGGGCGCCGGCTGGTGATGGGAGACGCCGCGTGA
- a CDS encoding MerR family transcriptional regulator — protein MEWSIQRIAKLAGVSSRTLRHYGAVGILPPARTDASGMRWYDGASLARLQRILLLRGLGVGIPAIADSLARASDEEALAAHLVDLEREARRIQRQIRAVQQTLRARERGAAMTAEEALDGFDQGRFEQEVTERWGAEAWQRGQGWWQRMSEDDRRGFQQEHLDIAAGYATARAAGEPVDGAAVQALVERHYRWVGASWQSEPELDMFAGLGDMYVADERFAANYGGSEGAAFVRDAMRAYVARRRR, from the coding sequence ATGGAGTGGTCCATCCAGCGCATCGCGAAGCTGGCGGGAGTCTCGAGCCGCACGCTGCGGCACTACGGCGCCGTCGGCATCCTGCCTCCCGCGCGCACCGACGCGAGCGGCATGCGCTGGTACGACGGGGCATCCCTCGCCCGCCTGCAGCGCATCCTGCTGCTGCGCGGTCTGGGCGTGGGGATCCCGGCGATCGCCGACAGCCTCGCGCGCGCATCCGACGAAGAGGCGCTCGCGGCCCACCTCGTCGACCTCGAGCGGGAGGCGAGGCGCATCCAGCGACAGATCCGCGCCGTCCAGCAGACGCTGCGGGCACGAGAGAGAGGAGCTGCCATGACGGCAGAGGAAGCGCTCGACGGATTCGACCAGGGTCGGTTCGAGCAGGAAGTAACAGAGCGATGGGGCGCGGAGGCGTGGCAGCGCGGCCAGGGATGGTGGCAGCGGATGTCGGAGGACGACCGCCGCGGCTTCCAGCAGGAGCACCTCGACATCGCCGCCGGATACGCGACGGCGCGGGCTGCCGGCGAGCCCGTCGACGGGGCAGCCGTGCAGGCGCTCGTCGAGCGCCACTACCGCTGGGTGGGGGCGAGCTGGCAGAGCGAGCCGGAGCTCGACATGTTCGCCGGGCTCGGCGACATGTACGTGGCCGATGAGCGCTTCGCCGCCAACTACGGCGGCAGCGAAGGTGCGGCATTCGTTCGCGACGCCATGCGGGCGTACGTCGCGAGGCGGCGCCGGTAG